One Methylobacterium sp. 77 DNA window includes the following coding sequences:
- a CDS encoding GNAT family N-acetyltransferase: MAVLAHDLTGAGMIQERVRGQLFPEVFRDLASVEALWRSVESDPAALATPYQRFDWASAFVAAKLGCTASEQDKSLRIVVLRDAGGRPRVILPLQVARERGVRVARVIGCKHANYHMPMFASREAASMRAEDLVEILRRIGREAGIDVYLLGHQPRFWDGAANPLSLRAAPAASDAYGLILGPDPDTTAKRVFSADARKKMRSKEKKLIEAFGPVEYRVASTVEEVTSYLSAFFAQKASRFAAMDIANPYADEAIRRFIAAGACRHDDPSEVRGAAIEVSALVACNSGRVFATFAGAVSDVRYSGMMTSFDQDPVVGRSSPGDILLHHLIRDQTERGRRSFDLGVGEARYKANICDETIQLGEVTIAVTLRGHLFAIPAIAATRLKRRIKRSERLARLAKAVQKAVRRSTRQGQTAGEIKI; encoded by the coding sequence ATGGCGGTTCTTGCTCACGATCTCACCGGAGCGGGCATGATCCAGGAGCGTGTCCGGGGGCAGCTGTTTCCGGAGGTGTTCCGCGATCTGGCGAGCGTCGAGGCACTCTGGCGTAGCGTGGAGAGCGACCCTGCCGCGTTGGCGACCCCCTATCAGCGGTTCGACTGGGCCTCGGCCTTCGTGGCGGCGAAGCTCGGCTGCACGGCGTCGGAACAGGACAAGTCCCTGCGTATCGTCGTCCTGCGCGATGCGGGAGGACGCCCGCGCGTGATTCTCCCCCTTCAGGTCGCACGGGAGCGCGGCGTCCGGGTCGCGCGGGTGATCGGCTGCAAACATGCGAATTACCACATGCCGATGTTCGCCTCCCGTGAGGCGGCGTCCATGCGTGCCGAGGACCTCGTCGAGATCCTGCGCCGCATCGGTCGGGAGGCCGGCATCGATGTCTACCTGCTCGGGCATCAGCCGCGGTTCTGGGATGGGGCCGCCAACCCCCTGAGCCTTCGTGCCGCGCCCGCGGCCAGCGACGCCTACGGCCTGATTCTCGGTCCCGACCCGGATACCACCGCCAAACGCGTCTTCAGCGCCGACGCGCGCAAGAAAATGCGTTCGAAGGAGAAGAAGCTGATCGAGGCCTTCGGCCCGGTGGAGTATCGCGTCGCCTCCACTGTCGAGGAGGTGACGTCCTATCTCTCCGCGTTCTTCGCGCAGAAGGCCTCGCGGTTCGCGGCCATGGACATCGCCAATCCCTATGCCGACGAGGCGATCCGCCGCTTCATCGCTGCCGGCGCTTGCCGGCATGACGACCCGAGCGAAGTCCGCGGTGCCGCGATCGAGGTCTCCGCCCTCGTGGCATGCAACAGCGGTCGCGTGTTCGCGACCTTCGCCGGAGCCGTGAGCGATGTGCGCTACAGCGGCATGATGACCTCCTTCGACCAGGATCCCGTCGTCGGTCGGTCGAGCCCCGGCGACATCCTGCTGCATCACCTCATCCGCGACCAGACCGAACGCGGCCGTCGCAGCTTCGATCTCGGCGTCGGGGAAGCCCGCTACAAGGCGAATATCTGCGACGAGACGATCCAGCTCGGCGAGGTGACCATCGCCGTCACTCTGCGCGGCCATCTCTTCGCCATTCCGGCCATCGCCGCCACCCGGCTCAAGCGCCGGATCAAGCGCAGCGAGCGATTGGCACGCCTCGCGAAGGCGGTTCAGAAAGCGGTTCGACGCTCGACCCGGCAAGGGCAGACGGCCGGCGAGATCAAGATCTAG
- a CDS encoding polysaccharide deacetylase family protein, translating into MPSPDLRHRLFDAGFRAIAGSGADRWLKGIARGSGLILTFHHVDPEPAKAYAPNAILTITPDFLDEVLLTLEAKGFDVVGLDSVPERLARPTSDKPFAVLTFDDGYRDNARYAVPILRRHRVPWTLFVTSDFTEGRGRLWWIELERAIGRLDRVRVTLDGAVSLDLPAATADEKTAAFATLYRRLRTGPEERLLATIAELCDEAGIGAGRVADELCLTRQELRSLAADPDLTIGAHTIAHPMLAKYDEDRVRWEIGEGRARIEQIIGRPVRHLSYPVGDPTSAGGREFGIARELGFDTAVTTRPGHLFPGHVDHLHALPRVSANGLHQSRAALGALLSGVPFLAWNRGRRLNVV; encoded by the coding sequence ATGCCTTCGCCCGATCTCCGTCACCGCCTGTTCGATGCGGGCTTCCGCGCCATCGCCGGCTCGGGTGCCGATCGCTGGCTGAAGGGGATCGCGCGAGGGAGCGGACTCATCCTGACATTCCACCATGTCGATCCGGAACCTGCGAAAGCCTACGCGCCCAACGCCATCCTCACGATCACGCCGGACTTCCTCGACGAGGTGCTGCTCACACTGGAAGCGAAGGGATTCGACGTCGTCGGCCTCGATTCCGTGCCGGAGAGGCTTGCCCGCCCCACCAGCGATAAGCCCTTCGCCGTCCTGACTTTCGACGACGGCTACCGCGACAACGCACGATATGCCGTCCCCATCCTGAGGCGGCACCGCGTCCCCTGGACCCTGTTCGTCACGAGCGACTTCACCGAGGGGCGGGGGCGATTGTGGTGGATCGAACTCGAACGCGCGATCGGTCGCCTCGACCGGGTGAGGGTGACCCTGGATGGAGCCGTCTCCCTCGATCTGCCCGCCGCCACAGCGGATGAGAAGACGGCCGCCTTCGCCACGCTCTATCGACGCCTGCGCACCGGACCGGAGGAGCGCCTGCTCGCCACCATCGCCGAACTTTGCGACGAGGCCGGCATCGGGGCAGGGCGGGTGGCGGACGAACTCTGCCTGACCCGGCAAGAGCTGCGCAGCCTCGCCGCCGATCCGGACCTGACGATCGGCGCCCATACCATCGCCCATCCGATGCTGGCGAAGTACGATGAGGACCGCGTGCGCTGGGAGATCGGGGAGGGCAGGGCGCGGATCGAGCAGATAATCGGGCGGCCGGTCCGGCACCTATCCTATCCCGTTGGCGATCCGACCTCGGCCGGTGGACGGGAATTCGGAATCGCCCGCGAACTCGGTTTCGACACGGCCGTGACCACCCGGCCTGGTCACCTGTTCCCTGGTCATGTCGACCATCTTCATGCCCTGCCGCGGGTCTCGGCAAATGGGCTCCATCAATCGAGGGCGGCGCTCGGCGCACTGCTGTCGGGTGTTCCGTTCCTCGCCTGGAATCGCGGTCGACGCCTCAACGTGGTGTGA
- a CDS encoding DUF2842 domain-containing protein, with product MRRRTRTLLGTIGMLAFVALYAPLAMALADSRISQTPPVVQAILYAFLGIAWIFPLMPLIRWMERKDVDGGT from the coding sequence ATGCGCCGCCGCACCCGCACGCTGCTCGGCACGATCGGCATGCTCGCCTTCGTCGCGCTCTATGCGCCGCTCGCCATGGCACTGGCCGACAGCCGCATCTCGCAGACGCCGCCGGTGGTGCAGGCGATCTTATACGCCTTCCTCGGCATCGCCTGGATCTTCCCGCTGATGCCCCTGATCCGCTGGATGGAGCGAAAGGACGTCGACGGGGGGACCTGA
- a CDS encoding COX15/CtaA family protein: MPSRDIITTAPSRSKRPVRIWLYTLAVLVVAMVAVGGATRLTGSGLSITEWRPVTGVVPPVSEQAWAAEFDKYKDTPQYRILNQGMGLSDFKVIYAWEWSHRLLGRVLGLAFFVPLLVFWRRGLIDRRLGYGLLGLGALGGLQGTIGWIMVASGLQPGMTAVAPLKLALHLTTASLILAGLVWLAAGLRAGSSEPAPGRLRLTAGLLPILVLLQIALGGLVAGSKAGLVHNTWPDMDGVLVPGASELFAVSPWIENFVDNVTLVQFNHRLMAYCLIAFALFHAIDARRQLPASGTARRAAGIAGLTLAQAGLGIVTLLLAVPLWAGLAHQVFAMAVLMMATVHARLSRGTPLQTESSHTAVTAAFGFEGLTGRSA, from the coding sequence ATGCCTTCACGCGATATCATCACCACCGCACCGAGCCGCTCCAAGCGCCCGGTCCGCATCTGGCTCTACACGCTGGCCGTCCTCGTCGTCGCAATGGTCGCCGTCGGGGGGGCCACCCGCCTCACGGGATCGGGGCTGTCGATCACCGAATGGCGCCCGGTGACCGGCGTGGTGCCCCCGGTCTCCGAACAGGCCTGGGCCGCGGAATTCGACAAGTACAAGGACACGCCGCAATACCGGATCCTCAACCAGGGCATGGGGTTGTCGGACTTCAAGGTGATCTACGCCTGGGAGTGGAGCCACCGCCTGCTCGGACGCGTCCTCGGCCTCGCCTTCTTCGTGCCCCTCCTCGTGTTCTGGCGGCGTGGCCTCATCGACCGGCGCCTCGGATACGGCCTCCTCGGCCTCGGCGCCCTCGGCGGCCTTCAGGGGACGATCGGCTGGATCATGGTCGCTTCCGGCCTCCAGCCCGGCATGACGGCTGTGGCGCCACTGAAGCTCGCCCTCCATCTCACCACCGCGAGTTTGATCCTGGCCGGACTCGTCTGGCTGGCCGCCGGCTTACGGGCCGGGTCATCCGAGCCTGCACCAGGGCGGCTGAGGTTGACGGCAGGCCTGCTACCGATCCTCGTCCTGCTCCAGATCGCCCTCGGAGGCCTCGTCGCCGGGTCGAAAGCCGGGCTCGTGCACAACACATGGCCGGACATGGATGGCGTCCTCGTGCCTGGAGCCTCCGAACTCTTCGCCGTTAGCCCGTGGATCGAGAACTTCGTCGACAACGTCACACTGGTTCAGTTCAACCACCGCCTGATGGCTTATTGTCTCATCGCCTTCGCCCTCTTCCATGCCATCGACGCACGCAGGCAACTGCCGGCAAGCGGGACAGCGCGTCGCGCGGCCGGTATCGCAGGCCTGACCCTGGCGCAGGCTGGACTGGGCATCGTCACCCTTCTGCTGGCAGTGCCGCTCTGGGCGGGGCTGGCGCATCAGGTCTTCGCGATGGCGGTCCTGATGATGGCGACCGTCCATGCACGGCTCAGTCGCGGCACACCCCTGCAAACGGAGTCATCGCACACGGCTGTCACCGCCGCTTTCGGGTTCGAAGGCCTGACCGGTCGAAGCGCCTAG
- a CDS encoding hemolysin III family protein, translating into MFLAEDGRPIGLTWNYTRKELMADAAIHYAGVAFGVAGAIAIVMLAAMAPLNWTERAAVVVYAAALVSMLGVSATYNMWPVGRRKWILRRADHAIIYLMIAGTYTPLVALVGRGSTAWILLAVIWVLAGIGIALKLLMPGRFDRAAIGLYLLLGWSGVATYESVIGALNTEALWLLAIGGVLYSAGVVFHVWRSLPYQNAIWHAFVLAATACHYGTVLTSVIDAGR; encoded by the coding sequence ATGTTTCTGGCTGAGGACGGTAGACCCATCGGACTGACCTGGAACTACACTCGAAAAGAGCTAATGGCGGACGCCGCCATCCATTATGCCGGCGTCGCATTCGGTGTCGCGGGCGCCATCGCCATCGTGATGCTCGCGGCAATGGCGCCGCTGAACTGGACCGAGCGCGCTGCGGTGGTGGTCTATGCCGCCGCACTGGTCTCGATGCTCGGGGTCTCGGCCACCTACAACATGTGGCCGGTCGGACGTCGGAAGTGGATCCTGCGCCGGGCCGACCACGCCATCATCTACCTTATGATCGCTGGCACCTATACGCCCCTCGTCGCCCTCGTCGGACGCGGATCGACGGCCTGGATCCTACTTGCTGTGATCTGGGTGCTGGCGGGCATCGGTATCGCCCTGAAGCTCCTCATGCCCGGACGCTTCGACCGGGCCGCGATCGGCCTCTACCTGCTGCTCGGCTGGAGTGGCGTCGCCACTTACGAATCGGTCATCGGAGCCCTCAATACCGAGGCCCTCTGGCTGCTCGCGATCGGCGGCGTGCTCTACTCGGCCGGCGTCGTCTTCCACGTCTGGCGCAGCCTGCCTTACCAGAACGCCATCTGGCACGCCTTCGTCCTGGCCGCGACGGCCTGCCATTACGGCACCGTCCTCACCAGCGTCATCGACGCGGGCCGATAG
- a CDS encoding GH25 family lysozyme produces the protein MRWAKRSLTAALLATLAACAGNNSDFYPTKGDVKPHPGVARAKQHPIQGIDISKWQGPIDWASVRGAGTQFAFIKATEGGDHVDERFRANWDGAAKAGVPRGAYHFVFWCRSAQDQMEWFKKNVPNDPTALPPVLDVEWNGHSQLCPKKLPKAQALAMMRYMLDEMERYTGKRPIIYTDITFHKDVLEDELPDYPHWVRSTAAEPEQRFAKRRWMLWQFTSTGRVPGVRGDVDRNAFYGSTAEWASFLSTDCDPRDHTRLAGQGLCTEK, from the coding sequence ATGCGCTGGGCAAAGCGTTCGCTGACCGCTGCGCTGCTGGCGACTCTCGCCGCATGTGCCGGAAACAACAGTGACTTCTACCCGACGAAGGGTGACGTGAAGCCCCATCCGGGTGTCGCGCGCGCCAAGCAGCATCCGATCCAGGGCATCGACATCTCGAAATGGCAGGGCCCGATCGATTGGGCCTCGGTGCGGGGAGCCGGCACACAGTTCGCTTTCATCAAGGCGACGGAAGGCGGCGACCACGTGGACGAGCGGTTCCGCGCCAACTGGGACGGGGCCGCCAAGGCGGGCGTGCCGCGCGGGGCCTACCATTTCGTGTTCTGGTGCCGCTCGGCCCAGGACCAGATGGAGTGGTTCAAGAAGAACGTGCCCAACGATCCGACGGCCCTGCCCCCCGTCCTCGACGTGGAGTGGAACGGCCATTCGCAGCTCTGCCCGAAGAAGCTGCCGAAGGCCCAGGCGCTGGCGATGATGCGCTACATGCTCGACGAGATGGAGCGCTACACCGGCAAGCGTCCGATCATCTATACCGACATCACCTTCCATAAGGACGTGCTCGAGGACGAGCTGCCCGACTACCCGCACTGGGTCCGGTCGACGGCGGCCGAGCCGGAGCAGCGTTTCGCCAAGCGCCGGTGGATGCTGTGGCAGTTCACCTCGACGGGCCGGGTTCCGGGCGTGCGCGGCGATGTCGATCGGAACGCCTTCTATGGCTCGACGGCCGAATGGGCCTCGTTCCTCTCCACCGATTGCGACCCGCGCGACCACACCCGCCTCGCCGGACAGGGGCTCTGCACCGAGAAGTGA
- a CDS encoding DUF488 domain-containing protein: MGKVLFTIGYEGLDSERFVTTLKDAGVATLADIRAVANSRKRGFSKNALKTSLEEAGLTYAHARELGTPKAGREAARAHDAALMRRIYCEEVLDTADGGLALDALRELASRAPTCLLCFERDPERCHRRVLAERLEARGFAVIDLFG, encoded by the coding sequence CTGGGCAAGGTTTTGTTCACCATCGGCTACGAAGGGCTCGATTCCGAGCGTTTCGTCACGACCCTGAAGGATGCCGGCGTGGCGACACTGGCCGACATCCGCGCGGTCGCGAACTCGCGCAAGCGGGGTTTCTCGAAGAATGCCCTGAAGACCAGCCTGGAAGAGGCGGGGCTCACCTATGCGCATGCAAGGGAACTCGGCACGCCCAAGGCCGGGCGCGAGGCGGCCCGCGCCCATGACGCGGCCTTGATGCGCCGGATCTACTGCGAGGAGGTGCTCGACACCGCCGATGGCGGCCTCGCCCTGGACGCCCTGCGCGAACTCGCGTCGCGGGCGCCTACCTGCCTCCTGTGTTTCGAGCGTGACCCGGAGCGGTGCCACCGCCGTGTCCTGGCCGAAAGGCTGGAAGCGAGAGGGTTCGCGGTGATCGACCTGTTCGGATGA
- a CDS encoding LuxR family transcriptional regulator — MTRKSLDQTLGFLRSLDRTASGEDVARVLLAELADLGVAHIMAATVPAQGTPARQQRGHVLLNTFPMEWGRRYMMRGYAFHDPTVRRLGHSTAPFAWSDATEQHADDPLARKVMDEAADFRLCDGLTIPLMTLDGETAGFSVSGERLAIDPADRGMLQLIATYAFGHLLLLNGQSPAATARLAPREREALQWAAEGKTDWEIGEVMGISTHGVDFHLRSARAKLGTANRTQAVAIALRRGLII; from the coding sequence TTGACGCGCAAATCCCTCGATCAGACTCTCGGTTTCCTGCGCTCCCTCGACCGGACCGCGAGCGGCGAGGACGTCGCCAGAGTTCTGCTCGCAGAACTGGCGGATCTCGGCGTCGCCCATATCATGGCGGCCACCGTGCCGGCCCAGGGCACGCCCGCTCGCCAACAGCGCGGCCACGTCCTCCTCAACACCTTCCCGATGGAATGGGGCCGGCGCTACATGATGCGCGGCTATGCCTTTCACGATCCCACGGTCCGGCGTCTCGGCCACTCGACGGCGCCCTTCGCCTGGAGTGACGCCACCGAACAGCATGCCGATGATCCGCTGGCACGCAAGGTGATGGACGAGGCGGCGGATTTTCGTCTGTGCGACGGCCTGACCATCCCGTTGATGACCCTGGACGGCGAGACCGCCGGGTTCAGCGTTTCGGGCGAGCGCCTCGCCATCGATCCGGCCGACCGGGGCATGCTCCAGTTGATCGCCACCTACGCGTTCGGTCACCTTCTGCTGCTGAATGGCCAGAGCCCGGCGGCGACCGCGCGCCTCGCCCCACGCGAGCGCGAGGCGCTGCAATGGGCGGCGGAGGGCAAGACCGACTGGGAGATCGGCGAGGTGATGGGCATCTCGACCCACGGCGTCGATTTTCATCTGCGCTCGGCCCGCGCCAAGCTCGGCACCGCCAACCGCACTCAGGCCGTCGCCATCGCCCTGCGACGAGGGCTCATCATCTAG
- a CDS encoding VOC family protein, which yields MSKVSTCLWFGKDIEAAVGLYVSLVPDSRIDHVQRSPGPWPGGETGDALLVAFTLGGQSFQALNGGAQADYGMAASISVACADQVEVDRLWTGLTADGGSEIMCGWLRDKWGVPWQIVPTILPRLLADPDPAVARRVFSAMQDMVKLDIATLENAAAG from the coding sequence ATGTCGAAGGTCAGCACCTGTTTGTGGTTCGGGAAGGACATCGAGGCGGCCGTCGGCCTCTACGTCTCTCTCGTACCCGATTCGCGGATCGACCACGTCCAGCGCTCACCGGGGCCGTGGCCGGGTGGGGAGACGGGTGATGCGCTACTGGTCGCCTTTACCCTCGGCGGGCAGAGCTTCCAGGCGCTGAACGGAGGCGCCCAAGCCGATTACGGGATGGCGGCCTCCATCTCGGTGGCTTGCGCTGATCAGGTCGAGGTCGACCGGCTATGGACGGGCCTCACCGCGGATGGCGGGTCCGAGATCATGTGCGGCTGGCTCCGGGACAAGTGGGGAGTGCCCTGGCAGATTGTCCCGACAATCCTGCCGCGGCTCCTGGCGGATCCCGATCCCGCCGTGGCGCGCCGCGTTTTCTCCGCCATGCAGGACATGGTGAAGCTCGACATCGCCACGCTGGAAAACGCGGCCGCCGGCTGA
- a CDS encoding DMT family transporter — protein MTSPSAIPGPAIETRAAAAAYPLLLFTTLLWGGNVVAGKWAVGEVSPQVLTCLRWAFACLALAWPAWRGIVAERHLIARHWRYVLLMGACGYTAYASLFYAAGIYTTGVNVALFQGAIPVLVILLNYIVHRVAVTGAQGLGVVITLGGAGVAATHGDWHILSTLSFNVGDMLMLGACLLYAGYTVALADRPKMSGLTFFSAMALAAFVTSLPALVVEQAAGHLIWPTTQGWAIVAFVALGPSLIAQLSFMRGVELIGPNRAGVFVNLVPIFGSGLAILVVGEPFQWYQALALGLVLGGIVIAERFGRRERPGGVGAK, from the coding sequence ATGACCTCTCCGTCCGCCATACCCGGCCCGGCCATCGAGACCCGCGCTGCCGCTGCCGCCTACCCGCTCCTCCTGTTCACGACGCTGCTCTGGGGCGGCAACGTGGTCGCGGGCAAATGGGCCGTCGGGGAGGTCTCGCCCCAGGTGCTCACCTGCCTGCGCTGGGCCTTCGCCTGCCTCGCGCTGGCTTGGCCCGCCTGGCGCGGAATCGTGGCCGAGCGCCACCTGATCGCGCGGCACTGGCGCTACGTCCTGCTGATGGGGGCCTGCGGCTACACTGCCTATGCGAGCCTGTTCTACGCAGCCGGCATCTACACGACCGGCGTCAACGTCGCCCTGTTCCAGGGTGCGATCCCGGTCCTCGTCATCCTGCTGAATTACATCGTGCACCGCGTCGCCGTCACCGGAGCGCAGGGTCTCGGCGTCGTCATCACCCTCGGCGGCGCAGGCGTGGCGGCGACGCATGGGGACTGGCACATCCTGTCGACGCTGTCCTTCAACGTCGGCGACATGCTGATGCTCGGAGCCTGCCTGCTCTATGCCGGCTACACCGTCGCCCTCGCCGACCGGCCCAAGATGTCCGGCCTGACCTTCTTCTCGGCGATGGCTTTGGCCGCCTTCGTGACCTCCCTCCCCGCGCTCGTCGTCGAGCAGGCCGCCGGCCACCTGATCTGGCCGACGACGCAGGGCTGGGCCATCGTCGCCTTCGTGGCGCTCGGGCCATCCCTCATCGCCCAACTCTCGTTCATGCGGGGTGTCGAGCTGATCGGGCCGAATCGGGCCGGGGTGTTCGTGAACCTCGTGCCGATCTTCGGCTCCGGCCTCGCCATCCTCGTCGTCGGCGAACCCTTCCAATGGTATCAGGCCCTGGCCCTCGGCCTGGTGCTCGGTGGCATCGTCATCGCCGAGCGCTTCGGTCGCCGCGAACGTCCCGGCGGGGTGGGGGCCAAGTGA
- a CDS encoding AlkA N-terminal domain-containing protein encodes MNRTISLPYLPPYDWPATLAYFGGRAIPGVEVVTGETYARTVFLSGRCGTFSLAPGQGDVLVAAIDHPDPAIVPQILARLRPMFDLDADPVVIAAALSRDPDLARLVAERPGLRVPGAWNGFELAVRAILGQQVSVNAATRLAGRLVSAFGEPLAPERAVAGLTHLFPTPGQLREAEVAATLGMPGARGRAINALAAEAQANPRLFDGGRGLDAAVAALKTLSGIGEWTAQYIALRALREPDALPAADLALLRSLDTGTGRPTSVQLLARAEAWRPWRGYAAMHLWASDAARIAAALPPAARSGPPRPA; translated from the coding sequence GTGAACCGCACCATCTCCTTGCCCTACCTACCACCCTACGATTGGCCCGCGACCCTGGCCTATTTCGGCGGCCGGGCCATTCCCGGTGTCGAGGTCGTGACGGGTGAAACCTATGCGCGGACCGTCTTCCTCTCCGGCCGGTGCGGCACGTTCTCCCTGGCTCCGGGGCAGGGCGATGTCCTCGTGGCCGCGATCGATCATCCCGATCCGGCCATCGTGCCGCAGATTCTCGCCCGGCTGAGGCCGATGTTCGATCTCGATGCCGATCCGGTCGTCATCGCGGCCGCGCTCTCGCGCGATCCCGACCTCGCACGCCTCGTCGCCGAACGACCGGGCCTACGGGTTCCGGGCGCCTGGAACGGATTCGAGCTCGCGGTTCGCGCCATCCTCGGGCAACAGGTCTCGGTGAATGCCGCCACCCGCCTCGCCGGCCGCCTGGTTTCCGCCTTCGGTGAACCTTTGGCGCCGGAGCGGGCCGTCGCGGGCCTGACCCATCTGTTCCCGACGCCGGGTCAATTGCGCGAGGCCGAGGTAGCCGCGACCCTCGGCATGCCGGGCGCACGCGGCAGGGCGATCAACGCGCTCGCCGCAGAGGCCCAGGCGAACCCTCGGCTGTTCGACGGGGGAAGGGGACTCGACGCAGCGGTGGCTGCCCTCAAAACCTTGAGCGGCATCGGCGAGTGGACGGCGCAATACATCGCCCTGCGAGCCTTGCGCGAGCCGGATGCGCTGCCGGCGGCCGACCTCGCGTTGCTCAGGTCCCTCGATACCGGCACGGGGCGTCCGACATCGGTGCAACTGCTCGCTCGGGCCGAAGCCTGGCGCCCGTGGCGGGGCTATGCCGCCATGCACCTTTGGGCGAGCGACGCAGCGCGGATCGCGGCCGCCCTCCCCCCCGCCGCCAGAAGCGGCCCTCCCCGCCCGGCATGA